Part of the Roseobacter litoralis Och 149 genome, ATCAGAACGCCGACGTTTGCAACATCGCTGTCAATGCTCTTTGCAACACCGGGGTATTGCACTTTGATCGCCAGATCACGCCCGTCTTTCAACTGCGCACGGTGCACTTGCCCGATGGAAGCTGCGGCGATGGGGCGGACATCAAACTTCTTGTACTTTTGAAGCCAGTCGTCGGGCCAATTGGCGTTGAGCACCTGCTTGAGTTGCGCGGGCGGCATGAAATGCGCGTCATCTCTGAGCCGGGCCATGATCTGGGCAAGTTCAGGGGGCAAGACATCACCAGTGTCCATAGACATCAACTGCCCAATCTTCATCGCGGCCCCGCGCATCTTGGCCAGTTGATCGGCCACGCGCGTGATGTTCTGCGGGGTAAGCAACAGGTCTCGCATGGACGGGCGCTGCCCTTGGCCAAGTTGCGCCAGACCGTTCACGGCCATGTTGCCCGCCACCCCGGCGGTCATTGAACTGAGGCGGCTCAGTCGGGCGATGCGGCCTGATGGAACGGCCAAAGCGCGCGGGTCGTCAGTTTTGTCACTCATGGACGACAGGTAGCGGGCGTGGTCAGTGCGGCAATGGCTGTTCGCGCTTCACTGTGCGGAAAAGCGAAACTCGGGGCCAATCAGGTGTTGGCACATTTGACTAATTGAGGCTCGGCCGCGTGTTCCTGCGGGCGGGATTTGGATGGCAAGACCGTCTTTGCCCGTTGGTGAAATTCGATGCTTGTTTGGACGGACATTTTGTTCACCACGTCGCAAGAACGCAAAAGCTGATGCAACCGGGATATAAGTTACCTCTCCCCGAAGGCATTTTCCAGCGAGCGGCTAATTGGCTTGAGCAAGTAAGCCAGTACCGTTCTTTCGTCGGTTACGATCTCTGCAGTTGTCGTCATCCCTGATTGCAGGTCCCTTTGCCAAACACCTTCGCCTATCGACGCGTTGTTCAGTGCGACAGTGGCACGAAAGTGTTCTTGGCCAGTATCGACATCCATAACCGAATTGGGTGAGATGCTAATGATTTCGCCTTCTACTTGCCCGTAACGTCTTGGATCGAATGTGTCGAACTTAAGGGCAACCGGATCGCCGGTTGAAATATGTCCGATATCCGATGGATTCACTTCGATTTCTGCAACAAGGCTTTGCTGGGTCGGAAGGAGTTCAAAAAGGACGTCGCCGACGTTCACGATCTCACCTGGATTTGGAAATCCGATCGCATGTAAAACGCCGTTTGCGGGCGCGCGCAATTTTAATTTATCGCGTTGTTGTGCAATGACTCTGGCCCGATTATCCGCTGCCTCACGCTGCAATTCTAGTTCAAATAACTTCTCAGTGTATTTTTCCTCCAGAGACAAACGGTTTTGCGCTGTCGAGGATTGTGCCAGACTGACCTCTTTTTGCAGTTGAGAAAGGCGCACATCCACATCCACAAGACGTGCTTGTAATTGGTCCAGGCGGTCTTTTTGTGCATCAAGGTCGCGAGAGGTAGTTAAACCTTTACTGAATAGATCTTCATCTGTTTCAACGGATATCGTTTTGGCGATGACGCGCTTTTCGGCAAGCTCACGTGCACGTTCCAATGTTTCGAGCGTTTCTTGAAGCCGTATCGTCAACTCCTCCTGTGCGCGTTGCTTGCTAGCGAAGAGTCTCAGTTGCGTTTCAGCAAACTCCAATTCGGGATTTGAAAATGAAACCGAGGTCGGGGTGTCTGATGCAACGCCCGCCAGAATAGCCCGAAAATTCCTCGCTTTTGTGTCAATTGCAGCAAGCTCTTGATGTATGTCTTGTTCATATTGGTCCAGAGTAGCGGAAGATAGCTCCGCTAAGACTTGCCCGTTTTCTATTTCTTGGCCTTCATGAACGTAAACTGAAACGACTGTGCCGCTTTCTGGTGCTTGAATCTGGTGGTATCTCCCCGTGGGAACAAGAGCACCACTTGCGCGCGTCAATTCAGGAACGACGGTTGATGCGGCCATCCACAACGACCCGCCAAGAAACCCGACAAGCGTCATAATGAAGAGGCTGGCCAGTTTTGGCCCACGCCTTGCTGCACGCGCGTCGGATTTTGCAAACACACCCTTTTTGCCTTGCATCAACTTGGTTCTGGTCATGTCAACTTGCTCCTGTTCGGTTTAGCAAAGCGTTGAATTTCTTCAGGCCTGCGCTGCCGCGGTCATCGGCTACGACCCTACCGTTTTGCAAATAAAGATAATGGTCGGCCACGCGTGCGATATCTGCGTCCTGAGTTGCAACGATGAACGTGCGAGAGCCCTTCAAATCTGCCAAGGTTCGAAGCAAGGCATCGCGATGTTGGGTGTCAAGTCCTGCAAGCGGTTCGTTAAGCATGCAAATCGACCCGCCTCTGGCAATTGCTCTTGATATACCAAGGGCACGCTGAGTTGATAGCGGCAGCGTGCTGCGAAAAGACTCTGATAGCCTCGTATCCAAGCCATCGGGATAGCTGTCGATTTCATCTGACAGATCCATTTGCCTGAGCGCTTCATGGACGTCATCGCGGCTTAAAGACGGGGCAGCCAGCTTGAAGTTCTGGTAAATTGTGCCGTAAAATAGCTCTGGCTGCGACAGGCAATAGCTGATTGAGCGGCGAAGATCGTCAACTGCGATTTGCCTTAATTCAAGGCCGTCAATCTGGATCAAACCTATGCTGGGTTGGTAAAATCCTTGCAGCAGGTTTAACAAAGTTGTCTTCCCGCTGTTACTGGTGCCGCCCAATACAACAAACTCGTTGGCTTCGATATCGATTGAAACTTGTGAAAGCACGGGTGCGCTCGCTGAATCGTAGCGATGCGTAACCCCAGAAACGGAAATCTGGCCTTTGAGCGTTTTTTGGTGGTTTTGCGCCACGCCGCGCACCATTTCTTCAGGTAAGTTCAAGACACGGTCACTTTGTGCTTTGCTGTTCCGGAAAGACACTATTTGAGCAGAGTTCGCATAGAGAGCCTGTAAGGGCGTCAGCACTTTCCACACTAGAGACAAAACCGCAATCAAGGCACCAAACGACATATTGCCTTGCATAGCGCTCAGCGTACCGAAGGTTATTGCGCCCAAGCCAGCGATGGCCATCAGGCTTTGACCCAGGTTCTGTGTGACCAATTGGAGTTGGGAAGCCCGACGCGTTGCACGCGCCGCTTTTCTGCTCAGCGCGTCGCTTTGTTTGCTCCAATAGTCAATCAGGCCAAGGCGCTGGATCGCTCGTTGATTTTGCGCGGTTTCAAATACGAA contains:
- a CDS encoding HlyD family type I secretion periplasmic adaptor subunit; its protein translation is MTRTKLMQGKKGVFAKSDARAARRGPKLASLFIMTLVGFLGGSLWMAASTVVPELTRASGALVPTGRYHQIQAPESGTVVSVYVHEGQEIENGQVLAELSSATLDQYEQDIHQELAAIDTKARNFRAILAGVASDTPTSVSFSNPELEFAETQLRLFASKQRAQEELTIRLQETLETLERARELAEKRVIAKTISVETDEDLFSKGLTTSRDLDAQKDRLDQLQARLVDVDVRLSQLQKEVSLAQSSTAQNRLSLEEKYTEKLFELELQREAADNRARVIAQQRDKLKLRAPANGVLHAIGFPNPGEIVNVGDVLFELLPTQQSLVAEIEVNPSDIGHISTGDPVALKFDTFDPRRYGQVEGEIISISPNSVMDVDTGQEHFRATVALNNASIGEGVWQRDLQSGMTTTAEIVTDERTVLAYLLKPISRSLENAFGER
- a CDS encoding peptidase domain-containing ABC transporter, yielding MEKAISPSFNLLNQLMSAAGWHSSPNRLFEAVPHMSDQLTPFDMVSTFENLGVPTSSQRCKLSEIQADDCPALFVDNQDRMQAILEASSGNLLICRLEESDPHWVKASGVAGRLVRLERFKSERIPTNQYSFGQITGTFKNLLPWLVISSFMSNLASLATPLLIMVIYDRVIPSGSVDLITSLALAAFILLATDAGFRLIRSRAIAHMGRETELGLGLALFRKILALPVSQIQKTSVEQQLARFRQFESLRDIFTGQILVAVLDLPFTLIFLAVLYVLSPQIALLILALIVVFAVIACITLPMQTSLNARAAEHKAALQSFVFETAQNQRAIQRLGLIDYWSKQSDALSRKAARATRRASQLQLVTQNLGQSLMAIAGLGAITFGTLSAMQGNMSFGALIAVLSLVWKVLTPLQALYANSAQIVSFRNSKAQSDRVLNLPEEMVRGVAQNHQKTLKGQISVSGVTHRYDSASAPVLSQVSIDIEANEFVVLGGTSNSGKTTLLNLLQGFYQPSIGLIQIDGLELRQIAVDDLRRSISYCLSQPELFYGTIYQNFKLAAPSLSRDDVHEALRQMDLSDEIDSYPDGLDTRLSESFRSTLPLSTQRALGISRAIARGGSICMLNEPLAGLDTQHRDALLRTLADLKGSRTFIVATQDADIARVADHYLYLQNGRVVADDRGSAGLKKFNALLNRTGAS